In the Sorghum bicolor cultivar BTx623 chromosome 4, Sorghum_bicolor_NCBIv3, whole genome shotgun sequence genome, AGAGCAGCTGCGCTGCGCTGCGCTCACCTGCTCCTTTGGCCACGGCGCTTTCCACATAGGTGATGTCCACGAGGACGCCGTCCGCTGCGACAACCGCCAGCGCGCAGGCTACGGCACAGCACCACCAGGCGCAGAGGCTCCCGTCCGCCATCCCTGAGGAGTCAGGAGCAAAGCCAGCGAGAGATGAGACGGACGGCGCGTGCCTCTCAAAACAGGGCCATGGAAGCACGCACCATCTCGAACCAAACCAGCCGCTGTAACTGCTACAAGCTATAATAATCTAGCCATGGATGGAAACTAGTAGACGGAAACGAACCTGGAcgccgcggcgcggcggcgacTCACGGGGAGTGAAGGAGGGAGGCCGgccggcaggcaggcaggccagGGGCAGAGGGCAGAGCAGCAGAACGAGGAACCCAATAACAGCCAGGCAACAGCGCGAAAGGTACCCGGCCGGCCCTGCCCTTTCTCTTTTCGGGTTCCCCCCACCGCGTGACTGCCGCCTGCCGCCTGCCGAGCGTCGGCCCTTCCGCTCTCGCTCTCCCGTTCCCGCGCCGTCCCTTTCGTGCCTGCGTCCCTTTTGCGTGCCTGGTTGTTTCGGGGCGCCGGCGCCCGGCGGGTGCGCGCGTACTACCCGACGCAACGATCACCAACGCCACCGTGCCCCGCCATTCAATTGCTGCCGTTTCTGTCTGTTGTCTGGAGGAGCGGTAATGGCCCGACCGCAATGCTGTACAGCGCCGTAGCGTAGATGCTCAGCTCCGGTGGGGACTGCGGGTGGTGAATTGAATCGCGGAGATTCCTAGTAGGTGCTGTGGGGCTGTGCTAGTGCACGCGATTGCGATACGTGTTGTTACTCTAGAAGGAGAGTGGAGTGGGGGTAGAGGAGGGACGAACTCTGTTGTTTCCGAATGATTCCTGGAGGAATGCAGGGAAGTGAAAATGTCAGGTGCTCGGCCGTGTACGTCTTGCTGAGATTCGTCGCTTCCATCCTTGTCCTCGTTGCGGTCTCGGATGTTTACACTTTACAGTATATGAACGAGGCCAGTATCCTCGCTGCCGTACCACACGAATACGATACCAAGTACACACTCGGAGATCGGACAGACGCGGATTATCTCCAAGAATGTCTGCCGGCCTCGGTAACATCATCTTCCGTTGTACCCTTTGGACTTGGGAGAGGCTGGAGCTCACGTGATAAGTGCCATCGCTACGACTGTAATTTTACAGTGGAGGTGGGCCTTGCCCTTTACGGTTCAACATCGCGACAGCGAGCGACCCACCCAATCGCTCGCCTGTGGACTCTGTGGCAACGGGCCGTTCTCCTCTAGAATTCGGCCCAGCCTAGGGAAAGGTGTGAAATCTAGATGGAAACATAGCAGGCCCAGGAGGAGCCCCGGTGGAAGTAGGAACTGATAGAACAGAGCCTGCTGTGTACTGTATCAGTGTACGTTCACGCCGTGCCGCGTGGTCGATGGCCCGGTGTGCGCGGAAACTGGCGCCAGGGTTAGATGGATGTTGACGGCActtcaatccatatgttggtgACTTAGTGTAGATTAAGTGGAATTTATGTTTCACACCAATTCATCTCAACACATCTAATCCgactatatactccctccatcccaaattgtaagtcgtttgactttttttaccacaagtttgaccactcgtcctattcaaaaaatttgtgcaaatatagtcaaattttgagtcattcttgaagaacttttattaataaaccaatacacaataaaaaaaagtgatattttgtacaaaactttgaataagacgagtggtcaaacttgatattaaaaaagtcaaacgacttacaatttgggatggattgagtagaaAACAAGACCTTAAACATTGGCGACGGCGTCTTGTCTCGCCGACGGCCGGCCTCTTCGGTTGCCGTGGTTACTCCTAATATTTGGACGATTGGGATCGGACATTGATTGGAGTAGTAGTACTCACGCCTCACGCCTGACGGGGGGCAGGGACCTGGGCGAATCTGCAGAAAAGCGGCGGATGCCTCTGCATTGCAGGATTCGGCTGCTCGATCTGTCGTACTGCCGCCGCTGCTGGCCTGCTGCCCACGCGCATGtgactaagggcctgtttagattggagatgaaaattttttaggtgtcatatcggatgtgtcggaaggatgtcgggaggggtttttagaaactaataaaaaaacaaattacatagctcgtcaggaaactgcaagacaaatttattaagcataattaatttgtcattagcatatgtgggttactgtagcacttaaggctaatcatggagtaactaggcttaaaagattcgtctcgcgattctcaactaaactgtgtaattagtttatttttttatctacatttaatgttccatgcatgtgtccaaagattcgatgggatggatgaaaatttttttggtggggaactaaacagggcctaatagCTGTACCGTGATACCGTCACCTGCACTAATCAGAAACTGCCTCATCGTGACGCTCTTCCTCCTTTGGGAAAGGGTAAAAATGCTCAAAGaacggccggcggcggccggcggcgcgtTCCAACTGACAGCGATGTTCCGATCTGGGCAGGCGCGCCGCGCGCGTGCGTGCTGCGTGCACGTCATCGCTGTCGTGCGAAGGCGCGCGGCGGATGCGTTGACGGCTGCCCTTCCTGCCTGCCAACCCCGAGCCGTGCTGAACGAGAAGAGGTCACGGGTCAATGTCGCTAGCCGCTGCACCTGCACCTGGAAACAAACGACAAGTGCGCGTCACCAGATCTCCCATCGGCGGCATTCCATACGGTCATAAGTACGGATCAACATGTCGGGCGACCATGATCCACGATGACGTGGCGAACTGCACTGCCCGTGTGGACAGGAGCAAAGCCATTCACACTGCTGGGATGTGTGAAACGGTGAATTTTGAGCGTCGTGGCGGAGATCAGGAAGCGTCAGAACTCCAGAAAGGCGACGGAAAACACGAAAGCGAAAAAAACCGTCGGCCGCTGCTGCATGCATGCGGCCGCTGTCTTGCTAATCCCGTCTCGTCGTGTCAGACGCCCCACCACGCGGTCTCGCCTTCCACATTCACCAGCAGTCCAGCACGTACGCGTTTCCTTTATGTACGCGCGCCACGCCTGGGAATGCAAAATCTGACGGCGCGCGGGGAGCCAGGAGCGGAAGGGGAGGCCGAgagggtgctgctgctgctgccacagGGCCACAGCGGGGCGCGCAGGCCGCAGGGACGAGGGCTCATCGCAGCTCGGCGGCACGCGCAGCTAGATCAGCAGCGCTGCGTCCCTGAAATACTGAAGAGTGCTAGCGAGGAAGAGCCTCATCGAACGCTACAACTACAACAAGGTCAGTCTGGTTTCAAGACTGTCGAGAATCGCAACAGGATTGGTGCCTCCATGTTTTGTCATTGTAAACTACTCGTCATTTTTCACCAGGGAAGGGAAGACGAAACATCTGGACCAGAAGAGAAGACGGCAGCCGTTTCCCTTCCCTTGCTCGTCAGAGGAGTCGCAGCGGAAACATGCAGAGACAGCAGCTCCATGGGTCTGAACCGGTCGGAGCTCCCGGTAGAAAGAAGCAGAAAAGATCGGCCGATCCGTCGGGACGCGAGGAGcctgacgacggcggcggcgacgacgagccGCCCCGACGAAGCAGGAACACGAAGGCCGCGCAGACGTCGACGACGAGCGCCGCCATTCGTGGCCTGCTGCGCGATTTCTTCGAGcagcagctccgcctggacgTGCAGCGCCAGGAGATGATGGCGAGGCGGGCGCAGGAGCGGCTGTTCTTCGAAGAGCAATGGCGGGAATCGATGCGGAGGATAGAGCAGGAGAGGCTGATGCTGGAGCAGGCATGGGCGGAGCGCGAGGAGCAGAGGAGGATGAGGGAGGAGGACAGGGCTGAGAGAAGGGATGCGCTTCTGACTAGCTTGCTGACCAGGCTCTTGCAAGGAGATCTCTAGTCTAGGGACCTAGGATTCCATGGTAGTTCCAGCAAGAAATTAGGATAGATTATTATACTAGTTGATTGACTAGGATTGCTTTGTTCATTCTTCTTTACATTGAAATGATGTTAGGTGATTGCAGGTGAATTGTTAAGCTCTAGGTTGCATTGGAAAGTGCCAAAGTGGCATGTTCGAATATGCTGTCGTAACTGTAACTGGCTTTCTGAACATGACGCATTTTTCTGCTGGAAATCTTGGAGCCTAACAAACGAATGGACAGCAAAAACTGAACAAGGGAATCCACCAAGCTACCATATATCTTTCTGCTCAGGACTGTCTATAGTACAAGACTGCAACCGATCAGCTGGGTTGGTGATAGATCAATCTGGGCGACAGGTGTTAGTTGGAAAGTATGCATGACGTACCtctaaccaaatttatagactTGTCATAATTCTGATGAAGTTACAGAGCCTGTAGACTACTTGTGAACGAAGTCTGTCCTCACTCATCACTTTCTCTATCATGCCTCTGTGTATCATCATCATAATATGTATCACTATCTTGCAAGCCATCAGAACCTACATTGTGACTTTCCTCAGTAGAACTTGCAAAACTGTCCAACACATAAGGTTCAACTATTTTCCAGAAAGAGTCGCCATTGCTTCCCTGAAAACCTATCCAAAAGAATCTTCCTTTCCTCTTCACTTTACATGTTAAAGATTGTGTTTGCAAGGATTTCACAATTCTCTCAACACCATCGATGTTCCCGCCACTGACCTTAAGAACAATATCACCTGATTGCAGTCTGAAGCCCCCAAACATGAACCAATATGCCAGAACCCGTGGGGAAAGCCACCTATGAACAAGTTTTGGGAGAACAGGCTGGCCTTTCTGAAAGAACTGATCTGCAAAGAAGCCAAAATGTGCATGAGGTATGGTTGAAAATCGATAAGGGATCTCGCTCTCCCTATTCAGTGATCTGCATGCTGAAGGCAGCCATTCAAAGAAACGTTCATGAATATGCACCCTTAGAACTGAATGAGCATTAGAATCTTCCTGGAACTTAAAGTTGACAATGTAGACCCCTTTCTGTGCATGAGATTCTATTTGGGTGCCTCCAAGGAGCAAGCCAATCAAAATCTCACGCTGCTCTTCATCCAACTTCATGCTCACAGGTTTTGGTGGCTTCACAACTTTCTTGTTACTGAGGAGGCCACTTTGAAGTTTCTCCAAAGAATCCACTGGTATATCATACTTCTTTTTACACATTAACTCATAAATGCTCTCAGCTTTCAGATAGTCCTCTGCCGAAAGATAGCCTCTAAGCATGATGTTGCAAGACTTAGCATTAGTACCTATCATCCCATTTTTATGCATTTCCCCAAAGATCTCCTCGGCCTTTGTGACATTCCCAATCCTCACAAGTGATTCCAGATAAATGGTGTACAATATTCTATTTGGACGACATCGGCCAAGGCATTTTGTGAAAGTCTGTTCCAGTTTGTGATGCATATCCAGATCCAGATACAAATACATCAAGTCAAG is a window encoding:
- the LOC8073165 gene encoding vicilin-like seed storage protein At2g18540 → MQNLTARGEPGAEGEAERVLLLLPQGHSGARRPQGRGLIAARRHAQLDQQRCVPEILKSASEEEPHRTLQLQQGKGRRNIWTRREDGSRFPSLARQRSRSGNMQRQQLHGSEPVGAPGRKKQKRSADPSGREEPDDGGGDDEPPRRSRNTKAAQTSTTSAAIRGLLRDFFEQQLRLDVQRQEMMARRAQERLFFEEQWRESMRRIEQERLMLEQAWAEREEQRRMREEDRAERRDALLTSLLTRLLQGDL